The Lolium rigidum isolate FL_2022 chromosome 1, APGP_CSIRO_Lrig_0.1, whole genome shotgun sequence region TAAAGAAGTTGAGCTGATGGGAAAGGTATAAGCCAGATTAGAAGAAGGCCGCTCCTTTATTTTCTGAAGTTTACAGAAAAACATGAAGAACACAGAGCAAGATAAAGAATGAAGATAGGAAGCAAGGATGTAGAATTTTGAAAGGTGAAGCCAAAATAGATTTGAAACTTTTATGCAAGAAAAAAAATACCTTTGTAAACATTTCCCAAAACTAATAATTTTACTCGGTTTAATTTAAAATAGGAAGAAAGGTTGGAGGGTATTGTTAATAAACCCATATGAGAGGGGAAACAAAGCaatcaagatttataaaaataactTTATTTTGTCTAACCATGAATATGATGCATGCATGATTATGGAACGACGCGAAAAAAAACAAGAAGCGGAGAAAAATCTAATAtagggtttttccgggtcgttacaatcgacaccactaacaaggaacctcgccccgaggttccacctcaaggtacgggggagagaggtgaactatcgggtcttctggcggcatgtcgatctcctcgacaccactaacaagaattcttgctccatgttgttcgggcgacaccactaacaagaagtcgttgttccgctgttgatgatgcgcttccgtcgggatcaccgaagatcggacctaataggtgaggggcaaagatcgtccaacccgcgtcggaacctaagactcagagaaactCAGATAAGGGAGAAGACTCAAAATCGCAAAGATAAGAGGAGCAAGATtagagataaggagaaaaatcagaactaatcagatctatccaacggattttagaaaataggttttgacactctaaacttaacgaccgttggcaaggttatcctaaaggctggactagtggggtaccgcaacctgagctctgataccaacttgtgacaccccggaaccggtaccatgaggattccagctgatcccgccgaaatccgcacgatatcgattcgagacgccctccgacatgacgtgcgcgaagaatcacacacgtgatgccagaggaattaacacgagcggtaaaattacaacaggattacaatagagcccacaagatacatatattacaacaacaactccaacgagtcaagatacaaatatacaatacaaagatccaaatcatacgaaagatcgaatacgtccgagtaccggacaagatacaaattggactaagagtcccgaagataaccaatggcgtccataaccccgcctgggccaagccggaagggtaaccttgctaacatcgtcatctcgtacctgtcaaagtcgggccatcggttgccgacaaaagggaggaagcaaaagagaaagggaaaaggcgagagtaagtaccaaggaacgaactccggcacgtacttagcgagactggaaatggctatgctcgccgagcgagtataaatatatatcgctcggggctatatggtaggtttagcggcgacgaaaactataaccaatagagacacgctacaacatccgtctactcagagaagatgagagagcgcataaggtaacagacaaatactacacaaacataacccaaccaaatacacatatccccttcaacaattgcgaagaggcaatgtaaaaggcactcaacggtggacaagttttattaggtagccatGGTAATAATTCTatattactatgcaagttattagcaaattattagcatcaacataaaggtgtaagttgttctatgatcaagctatacaattccaagtcgtccataaccgcggacacggcttatcgataagatgtacacctcgcaggggttgcccaaatgtaaccatacgcatgctcgaacccacttacgacaggtggatgtctcacaacaagaccgttcccagttcaacaagaaagtctaggggagccacccaactaagctacccgtgacgaagtccggcacgtactccgaagcggactcggagGTTTGCGccagcggctaggcgtgcaaaccacacgcttcgctaaacgtcccgcaaggtacgagTACGAATATAAACACTCGAAGGCaacagaagtaaacacccgaaggcaacagtaagtaaagcatggcatacatggcataggcaaataaaaccaaggttgtggctcccttttcaaccgacttgagaaaaggtaatgggtgatgggggtcccaataatcgtccccacgcatgggtagagcgctcaatctcggaacagataacaagaactcgggtcctaggggacattagcgagtcaaagttccgatgctttcgcaaaggggctcacatatgcctctgcttacaattttagttgttaacaattaagtaaagcatgtgtatctccaacaactgatatagcatgtgataacctcccaacaacccaacatatcccgataacaaaatcgagataaacaacagagcctaaacacgcctacgactcgcaaggctcaaacatcaagcaacggctatggttaaggaatgatacatataggattattatggtaaacaagtggaataggatgcgtgactcgataaagaatcgcaacataaggatagcagtgcgagggggagagtaaataggtgaagagagagggctcgcctgtgaaaagctgcagaagaacttatcggagaactcgtcgtatctcacatcaacacttcgtgatcctatccgaaaagaaacaaatgctggacaaacaacgggtgcaagtcttactactagggaagaagaaccagcatgatcaaatgcaggcatgcatgacatggcagataggatgcgatgcaacttatccaatttaaacgaagtcggaacccgaacaaacaaattaggttggagttgcatttctaccggcaaatttaagtgttgaatAGCATGGCgaacatggcaagggtgcgctacttcaatattaaacggggcGAGGAAAACCTTAGGTGgacatccgaaatactccgcatatatgttaggtgaacatacaCGAACTATCACGTcatgacatgatgcgagatgcaaacaggtatatgaatggcatattcatgttcctcatatCTTTCTGAGCAACTTTCGTATATAAAATGTTGTGTTTTGATTTACGCTTCAAAAGATATGAATTATGCAAGATTTGAACACATTCTGCAATTTTCAGAAAATAGAGAAAAGCGCTTTATACCGAGGAGGTTCTAGCCACAGGGGCTGACTTGCGGGGCCAGGGCCGCTGACTGGGCGCTGGATGTTGATCTTTTTCTCACCGGATGGAAGATAGCACAGGACACCGACGCTTGGGACCCAGCTGTCAGCAGACAGAGAAATAGAATAAGCAAAAATAGGCTTTTGCATGCAACAGGATTGGAAGCAAAGATTCGCATGATTGCATACACAGGAAGAGAACTGGACGGCTACAGCATGGATTTGATCAAGAGCAGCCGCGACACTTCTTGAGATGGACCAAGACGAAGACCTGTACCAGGTGGCCGGCCGGCAGCGACGATCGGACGACGCAGATCCGGCTGCCATTGACACAGCCAACAAACAGCAAAACATCACGTTTCTGCCTGGAACGGAAAACGAATACGAGCTCCCAGGATAGAGATACAAGCAAGATACCAACACGCTGTGTACGTGATCTTGTCGAAGGAGTAGATGATGCGCCAGCTTTTCACCAGGAAAGGCCACGCCTTGGACTTGGCCAACACGGGAGCCGACGCGGACGATGACCTTGAAGCGAGGATGGAGAAGGCCGGAACGAACGACATGCCGGCGGACACGGAGCGACGTGGTGCAGAACCTGGCCGTCGCGCTGAAATGATGATGTCCGTGACGGAGACAGCGGAGAGCAGATGCGCGTTGAGCATGAGCTCCTGGAGCGAACGTCGACGGTTGTAGGCTGCTGCTGACGCGGCGGCCGGAAACGAGGTCGTCGACGGCGGCCGCGCTCGGTCGTCGTGGACGTCGATGGAGGCAGGGCCGGAGGTGAAGTAGGGACCTTGCTGGTGCTCGCGTGAGGCTTCGAGGACGTGCTCGCGCTTGATGCCTGCGGGAGATGTTGTGCTGTGAGCGATTGGAGTCGAGCGAGAGGAGAAGCAACGAGCAGAgtggcggcggcagggaggaAGCTGCTAGGGTAGCAGGGCTTGCGCCGGGGTCCTTTTTATGGAGGAGCGGAGAAGCGATGGATGTCCCATCGATCAGGTAGGGGGTACGTGGCTCCGCTCGATGCGCGTCCGTACGAAGACGAAGGCGCAGTCGTGTGAAAGAAGGTGGGCTGGAGCAAAGATGTGCAAAGAAAGAATGGGCTGCCGGGTGAGAAAAGATAGGCTAGCTGGGCTCCTGCATGCTTCGGTGGGAGAAAGAAATAAAGAAGTTGAGCTGATGGGAAAGGTATAAGCCAGATTAGAAGAAGGCCGCTCCTTTATTTTCTGAAGTTTACAGAAAAACATGAAGAACACAGAGCAAGATAAAGAATGAAGATAGGAAGCAAGGATGTAGAATTTTGAAAGGTGAAGCCAAAATAGATTTGAAACTTTTATGCAAGAAAAAAAATACCTTTGTAAACATTTCCCAAAACTAATAATTTTACTCGGTTTAATTTAAAATAGGAAGAAAGGTTGGAGGGTATTGTTAATAAACCCATATGAGAGGGGAAACAAAGCAatcaagatttgtaaaaataacTTTATTTTGTCTAACCATGGATATGATGCATGCATGATTATGGAACGACGCGGAAAAAAACAAGAAGCGGAGAAAAATCTAATAtagggtttttccgggtcgttacactagatgaatggagaagtgaagcttatgaaaatgctaaactctttaaagagaaagttaagaaatggcatgatagaaggattatcaaaagagagtttaatattggggataaagtcctattgtatcggtctcgtctcagattctttgcgtggaaattactctgaaatgggaaggaccatatgttgttgaggaggtgtatcgttcaggagcaattaaaattagttctctccaaggcaatgccacgcaaatggtgaatggacaaagactcaagcattatatttcaggtgattcttataatgtagatgttgatgttattcaagtggaaacaccggaggctttcatcaaaggtcaaattgacagtccgccagaactcgactttgaataggtaacagtacaggtaataaaaagtttgcgatttactttccgaacaatgtttttgctgtttttggaaaatatgaaaaattacgagatcgaaacggagtggaggagacgcacgagggcgtgcccccataggccggcgcggccaggccttggcccgcgccgccctatgagctggccgcctcgtcgctcctttccgactccggttcgacctggtactttccttttgacataaaaattcctgctatataatcccccggacctctggaggtccgtatatcgttttctcgacgtgttttgttttgagctgtttctgccaggatttgcttcggatctagaggtgtcatgtcttcgtcagaaactccgaaggacagctcctgcaaggactttgacaacttgtacatggacgagctgaggatgcatcccaaggagttgctgctcgttgatggggagctgcagatcaaagatgtccagggtcctaaaggagaaggaagtttggaagacaggatggagaagctagaacaagaggtcttcaactataagaagatggccgagcgtgaagtggatatcttccacaagattgtgtctgaactcattgctgaacacgagaaggaaactgcaaagctatggggcgacatcctctcacttcacgacaccaccaacaaactccaagctcaactctatgacgttcggaatcgaaccgtgagtatgaaaacaggtttaaacacataagccatgctgctagtttcaggattgccgagaccaagatgtcgtttgtcgatggagagcctcttccttggaagtctgatgacgggagttcatcaccaccatcgccaaattcatcatcggtattggcatccccttggtttgttccaagctcggGGGAGTGCCGCAGTATCACATCATcattacctttttactttttactatcaagtagtgtcatatcatgagtagggaagttatcatataagatgggttgcagtatggaagtatctctcctttagttggttgtctatgtatcccttggtgtgagttatcgttatgaaatattaatgagaagtcttatcatttacatattgcacaccttattttagtttgcaatttctattatatgattgatcttgattttagtattggtaccactttgggagctttgagtaaatctatttggttttggcaaacttagcattggtcaatagaaacaacaccttgaggtttaagtagaaaagagaaatatatatagttttttcattgtcttcctttcttgttagctcatagcttattattctgaagttaaaattgtttgtgcttacaagaaagatacatgattatgtctatcacatgtatatttgcttttttccctcaactcttatgcttgctaattaaccttgctagccaaagacctatactgagagggaatgcttctcgtgcatccaaacctgaacccaaacctatgccatttgtgtccaccatatctacctacttcatggtatttcctgccattccaactaaatacttcatgtgctacctttaaacaattcaaaatttattacttcttatttgtgtcaatgttttatagctcatgaggaagtatgtggtgttttatctttcattcttgttaggcagcttccactaatggactagtggcttcatccacttatcctataattttgcaaaaagagctggcaacggagttcccagccccaattaatcgactttcattaataattctcttcacatgttttgctctgattcatcagtaagcaacttaattttgcaatatacactcctccatggtatgagattgttggaaggcacccgaggattcggttagccatggcttgtgtaagcaaaggttgggggagtgtcatccttaaataaactaaagtacatgtgtaaacaaaagagaagagggatgatctaccttgccggtagagataacgtccttcatgggagccgctctttggaggtctgtttggcaagggggttagagtacccgctaccattcgttgacaacaacaaacacctctcaaaactttacttttattctctttatatgatttcaaaactgaaaaagctctagcacatgatttaatcctcgcttccctctgcgaagggcctcgtcttttactttatgttgagtcggtaaacctatttccctccatctcaagcaagcatttgagttgttgtgatcaaaccattatatcgtgatttgcttcatcatgtcttttactcttccttgtttagtacaagttttatctgaatgaatatagctttgaaagttatcaatgatcactatgattgagtatgaaagtttaccataagctctaATATGAAagcactgctcaatagataagtataatctgctaattgttctctgaccaagaacaaagtttgccatcaccaactatgatttcttatgcacctttatttgtgattaccttatacttgtttcaagttgagttatatgaggaagttgtttactagaatgtcttgtgtgaatgaatatgatgcttcttgtccgtatttgatttatcgactcttcactccataaacatgtggtcctgtttaccgagttcggtttcgcttggggacaagcgaagtctaagcttgggggagttgatacgtccaatttgcatcactattttatatcataatttgctgttattcattgatatatttcatatttggagatgatacttatgttatttcatctagtttgcatgtttcatgattattggaggatcgcgcatcggagccaggattctgctggaaaaagcaccatcataatgcaatatttcggaagatcaacagttgacggaaattatatgaaaaatcctatttttccagatgacgaagggagccagaagggggagccgaggagggccgccatgggccccctcataggccggcgcgggccccgccccggccgcgccgccacgtgaggagggggcccacagcccgctctcgcctccttttcttcgcgtacgccttcgtcccgaaaacctaagctccggggtacatcgcgaagagccacagcccgcctcgcggggcggagaacaccgagagagaaagagctctccggcaggctgagatccgccggggaaattccctcctggagggggaaatcgacgccatcgtcaccgtcatcgagctggacatcatctccatcatcatcaccatcatcatcatcatcatcatcaccgccatctccaccgctgcacctcgtcaccgctgtaacaatttgggtttgatcttgtttgtttgataggggaaactctcccggtgttgatttctactagttattgatgctattgagtgaaactgttgaaccaaggtttatgttcagattgttattcattatcataccacctttgatcatgttccatatgatgtctcgtgagtagttcgtttagttcttgaggacatgggtgaagtctaaatgttagtagtgaagtatggttgagtaatattcaatgttatgatatttaagttgtggtgttattcttctagtggtgtcgtgtgaacgtcgactacacgacacttcacctttatgggcctaggggaatgcatcttgtactcgtttgccaattgcggggttgccggagtgacgaaacccgagcccccgttggtatatcgatgcgggagggatagcaggatctcgagtttaagggctgtggttagatttatcttaattactttcttgtagttgcggatgcttgcaaggggtataatcacaagtatgtattagtcctagaaagggcggtacattagcataggttcacccacacaacacttatcaaaacaatgaagattaattagccgtatgtagcgaaagcactagactaaaatcccgtgtgtcctcgagaatgtttggtcattataagtaaacaaaccggcttgtcctttgtgctaaaaaggattgggccactcgctgcaattatttctctcgcactttacttactcgtactttattcatctgttacatcaaaaccccctgaatacttgtctatgtgcatctacagtgaatccttcatcgaaactgcttgtcaacaccttctgctcctcgttgggatcgacattcttacttatcgaagatactacgatacaccccctatacttgtgggtcatcaagactattttccggcgccgttgccggggagtgaagcgctattggtaagtggaattggtaagggaagtttctactgtttgtgctgattttatttactgtctctgctataattcattatggagagatcttctcttgagtgtttaattgggaaatctactactactgcaaaggtagtggatgaggcgccgagtaaggaagaaataccatacaaaatacctatgaaaattattgaacgtgtagtggataaccgttatacgggggatgggactgtccaccccggagatcatttacttgttcttacatgaattatgcggtttattcaagtgtgcaggtattgctatggatgaagtgaggaagaaactattctccgtatcgtctgtccggtaaagcggcgcattggtataaattactggataatggggattctcttgaatggaatgatattgtgccccggttttattctaagttctatcctccaagtgagattcacaaagatgtgatggaataaaatatagtttcaggggaggaacctgataatgttgtcgatgaagaaggggatgccttgggaatccccaagcttagacgcttgagtcttcttaaaatatgcaggggtgaaccaccggggcatccccaagcttacagctttcactctccttgatcatattgtatcatcctcctctcttgatccttgaaaacttcctccacaccaaactcgaaacaactcattagagggttagtgcataataaaaattcacatgttcagaggtgacataatcattcttaacacttttggacattgcacaaagctactggacattaatggaacaaagaaattcatccatcatagcaaaagaggcaatgcgaaataaaaggcagaatctgtcaaaacagaacgatcagtaaagacggattttattgaggcaccgagacttgctcaaatgaaaatgcccaaattgaatgaaagttgcgtacatatccgaggatcacgcacgtaaattggcatattttccgagctacctacgagaggcaggtcgaaattcgcgacaagcaaagaaatctgtttctgcgcgataatccaaatctactatgaaccttactatcaacgactttacttggcacaacaatgcacaaaactaagataaggagaggttgctacagtagtaacaacttccaagactcaaatataaaataaaagtactgtagtaaaaacatgggttgtttcccataagcgcttttctttaacgcctttcagcctaggcgcagaaagtgtatatcaagtgttatcaagagatggagtatcaacattaccttgggctttacccttacctttcttgttctttttcttactctttgatttagggaatatatgtctaccccccggtgtagaggtgaattttagggtgcattctcccatatctatgactgctcccaatagtttcggtAGAGGATCTtcagagtgtgatttgtcctgttctgcacattcaataacaagataatcaatggatattgttctaccaagaacggttgtatgcacacccgcagctattcctttaggaattataacggagttatcaacaagagttattccttctccccttcaacgaatccccaaagtttcaaagattcatgaatactcttaggcattaggcaaaattcggacataatatcacaattggcatgaagagtttggtcaccgataacaattttaatagtaggatcccataatgaaggttcagagttcactaaaacttgatcaagacggttacggacatatctataattttcattcaagcgagatgcacttgtctcaagagtgtttaatctattataaatgctaataagggctgaatcaaagttattagctgaatcatgtgatgcaaccaacttctttatggcattaaaagcttgatccccattgcaatgaaggaaatctcctcccactacagacatccaaggcatatctataacgaatcataagaccaaaataaaaattactaaggagcaaacttagagtcatttgaggttcagctttacgataagaagtaaaaattctggaccaagcttctttaaaactctcctcatccccttgtttaaaagtgaagactaattcctcaggtgaagaagtaataggtgcagaactagacatggtaacaaaagtaaaatgcaagtaactaaatttttttttgtgtttttgatatggagagtgatacgtctccaacgtatcgataatttcttgtgttccatgccacattattgatgttatctacatgttatatgcacactttatgtcatatttgtgcattttctggaactaacctattaacaagatgccgaagtgccggttccgttttctcgctgtttttggtttcagaaatcctagtaacgaaatattctcggaatcggacgaaatcaacgcccgagttcctattttacccggaagcatccagaacacacgagaaccgccgagagaagggggcagggccaccacaccacacccgcgcgcggccaaggggggcgccccctagggtgtgggccccccggaagccctctcgcgccgcctctccgcctatataaagcccccgacctaaaaacctcggggcgttcgacgaaaaccacaaaaaccttccggagccgccgccatcgcgaagccaagatccgggggacaggagtctccgttccggcaccctgccggagcggggaagtgccccggaaggcttctccatcgacaccgctgccatctccaccgccatcttcatcaccgttgctgctcccatgaggagggagtagttctccatcgaggctcggggctgtaccggtagctatgtggttcatctctctcctatgtgtttcaatacaataatctcatgagctgccttacatgattgagattcatatgatgatgcttgtaatctagatgtcattatgctagtcaagtgagttttacttatgtgatctcccggagactccttgtcccacgtgtgtaaaggtgacagtgtgtgcaccgtgtgggtctcttaggccatatttcacagaatacttactcattgaatggcatagtgaggtgcttatttatatctctttaagattgcaacatgttttgtatcacaatttatctatgtgctactctagtgatttgttattaaagtagtttattcctcctgcatgtgtgcaaaggtgacgatgcgtgcaccgtgttagtacttggtttatgctatgatcatgatctcttgtagattgcgaagttaactattgctatgataatattgatgtgatctattcctcctacatatgcatgaaggtgacagtgtgcatgctatgctagtacttggtttagtctattgatctatcttacactataaggttacttaaacatgagcattattgtggagcttgttaactccggcattgagggttcgtgtaatcctacgcaatgtgttcatcatccaacaaaagtgtagagtatgcatttatctattctgttatgtgatcaatgttgagagtgtccactagtgaaagtgtaatccctaggccttgttcctaaatatcgctatcgctgcttgtttacttgttttacttgcgttacctacttgctgcgttactactgcttgtttactgtcctgggcaaagcacttttctggtgccgttgctactgtttattcataccacctgtatttcact contains the following coding sequences:
- the LOC124682797 gene encoding uncharacterized protein LOC124682797 is translated as MSFVPAFSILASRSSSASAPVLAKSKAWPFLVKSWRIIYSFDKITYTASGSASSDRRCRPATWYRSSSWSISRSVAAALDQIHAVAVQFSSCLGPKRRCPVLSSIR